One Agrobacterium vaccinii DNA window includes the following coding sequences:
- a CDS encoding T3SS effector HopA1 family protein, translating to MNAIDRTFVATRTQPITLPTQLQPSLADILGAVKIINLGQFRIGNRPVVTLPPAAPSEPPKPVTTRLSEALWPALYDAAYARPFTPDPPAPKNMATDVDLLSQLRAAFPEGSRWSQQWQVYKTDASGAIHVRKGDCCRHVLPGAFTLSSPGPVQVNSNVSILLPLASSQVQSAFYHITGHVPHCDHDDAALARLYLNTRPETVVSLMALLAGLLNGYAVPFRAKTLLDPSTYDRTDSTVFYLARRHLPFMLALLRDAFVETAPDIGADVPLFSKSLTGGVGGADDPGYGMSFGQVRTMLMADAIVRAWAAGSQSVETRLDYLEKRFAEAGLSLTAPHLSAGNSDLYTYPV from the coding sequence ATGAACGCCATTGATCGAACATTCGTCGCAACCCGCACACAGCCCATCACCCTGCCAACGCAGTTGCAGCCATCGCTGGCTGACATTCTCGGCGCGGTCAAAATCATCAATCTGGGGCAGTTCAGGATAGGCAACCGACCTGTGGTGACGCTCCCGCCCGCCGCACCGTCGGAACCACCAAAGCCTGTGACGACCCGGCTTTCGGAGGCCCTGTGGCCAGCGCTTTACGATGCGGCCTATGCGCGGCCCTTTACTCCAGACCCGCCCGCACCGAAGAACATGGCAACGGATGTCGACCTGCTATCGCAGCTTCGCGCTGCATTCCCGGAGGGCTCACGCTGGTCTCAGCAGTGGCAGGTCTACAAGACGGATGCGAGTGGTGCGATCCACGTGCGCAAGGGCGATTGCTGTCGCCACGTTCTTCCTGGCGCCTTCACTCTTTCTTCGCCTGGCCCTGTGCAGGTCAACAGCAATGTCTCGATCCTGCTGCCACTGGCGTCATCACAGGTTCAGTCGGCCTTTTACCACATCACCGGGCATGTGCCGCATTGCGATCATGACGATGCCGCGCTGGCACGGCTTTATCTCAACACAAGACCAGAAACGGTCGTGTCTTTGATGGCGCTGTTGGCGGGGCTTTTGAATGGTTACGCGGTGCCGTTTCGCGCGAAAACACTGCTGGACCCTTCCACTTACGACCGCACGGACAGCACCGTGTTCTACCTTGCGCGCAGGCACCTGCCGTTCATGCTCGCGCTGCTGCGCGATGCGTTTGTAGAGACGGCACCGGATATTGGAGCAGACGTGCCCCTGTTTTCGAAATCACTGACCGGTGGCGTAGGTGGGGCGGATGATCCTGGCTATGGCATGAGCTTCGGACAGGTCCGCACCATGCTGATGGCCGACGCGATCGTGCGCGCCTGGGCGGCGGGCAGTCAGTCGGTGGAAACGCGGCTGGACTATCTCGAAAAGCGCTTTGCCGAGGCCGGTCTTTCGTTGACCGCACCGCATCTGAGCGCCGGAAACAGCGACCTATATACCTATCCCGTCTGA
- a CDS encoding phosphotransferase: MYLTSGTLVPYLMDRRVLSATELLDDDITIVEAGRRNRNFKVLRRDGTGLFVKQIPLVAAETMQSVQREATLYALADSGVSTADLKALMPQIRHYDKTRHLLAVDLVPNSQSLTFYQMRVSAVAGAMEDIATQLGTLLSTCHGHATDILGTAAKQGVFPVQPPWILSFSDFGETMMPNMSGGAKGVLAAVRKEPGLKAHMALLKAEWQRGCLIHGDLKWENFLVSQPDENAKASVQLIDWELADLGDAAWDVACVLASFMQPVIVGRFSAQGQFLGPAPTEDIARAQACCKAFWTAYTAAFSLTAQQQVQAKDRCARFAAARLDLTAYEIAQATPEISASAVLAIRTATSIFNDPRSAVQQLFGLADPGA, encoded by the coding sequence ATGTATCTGACCAGCGGCACACTCGTGCCTTATCTCATGGATCGACGCGTACTTTCGGCAACTGAGCTTCTCGATGATGACATTACCATTGTCGAGGCTGGGCGTCGCAACAGAAACTTCAAGGTTTTGCGCCGGGATGGAACCGGCCTTTTCGTCAAGCAAATTCCCCTTGTTGCAGCCGAAACGATGCAGTCGGTACAGCGCGAGGCAACGCTTTACGCACTGGCAGACAGCGGTGTTTCGACTGCGGACCTGAAAGCGCTCATGCCGCAGATTCGCCATTACGATAAGACCCGGCATTTGCTGGCGGTCGATCTGGTGCCGAATTCGCAAAGCCTTACTTTTTATCAAATGCGGGTTTCAGCGGTTGCTGGCGCGATGGAGGACATTGCGACGCAACTGGGCACCCTGCTATCCACATGCCACGGCCACGCGACCGACATTCTGGGCACTGCTGCGAAACAGGGTGTGTTCCCAGTGCAGCCACCATGGATACTGAGCTTTTCCGATTTTGGCGAAACGATGATGCCGAACATGAGCGGTGGTGCAAAGGGTGTTCTGGCGGCTGTTCGCAAGGAGCCGGGATTAAAAGCGCATATGGCACTGCTGAAAGCCGAATGGCAGCGCGGCTGTCTCATTCATGGCGATCTGAAATGGGAAAACTTCCTCGTTTCTCAGCCGGATGAAAACGCCAAGGCGAGTGTTCAACTGATAGACTGGGAACTGGCGGACCTTGGGGATGCCGCGTGGGACGTGGCGTGCGTGCTCGCAAGCTTCATGCAACCCGTCATCGTTGGGCGCTTTTCCGCGCAGGGACAATTCCTTGGCCCGGCACCGACGGAAGACATCGCACGTGCACAGGCATGCTGCAAAGCGTTCTGGACCGCCTACACCGCAGCATTCTCACTGACAGCGCAACAGCAGGTGCAAGCGAAAGACCGATGCGCCCGTTTCGCAGCGGCGCGGCTCGATCTCACGGCTTATGAAATCGCGCAGGCGACACCGGAGATTTCGGCCTCGGCGGTTCTCGCCATCCGCACGGCAACCAGCATTTTCAACGATCCGCGCAGTGCCGTGCAGCAACTGTTCGGCCTCGCAGACCCCGGAGCATGA